TACGGCCCGATCTTCACAGTCAGGATGGGTACACGGACGATGATCATCCTCTCCGACGCCTCACTAGTCCACGAAGCTCTGATCCAGCGCGGATCCCTCTTCGCCACCCGACCCGCCGAGAACCCGACCCGAACGATCTTCAGCTGCGATAAATTCACCGTCAACGCCGCGAAGTACGGCCCCGTGTGGAGGTCTCTGAGGAGGAACATGGTCCAGAACATGCTCTCCTCGACCCGGCTCAAGGAGTTCGGATCCGTTAGACGATCCGCCATGGATAAACTCATCGAACGGATCAAATCGGAAGGTAGAGAGCACGACGGTTTAATCTGGGTGCTTCGAAACGCGAGATTCGCCGCGTTTTGCATTCTGTTAGAGATGTGTTTCGGAATCGCGATGGATGAGGAGTCGATCGAGAAGATGGACGAGATGATGAAGACGGTGCTAATGACGGTGGATCCGCGGATCGACGATTACCTCCCGATCCTCGCTCCGTTCTTCTCCAAAGAGAGGAGGCGAGCTCTCGAGGTCCGCCGCGAACAGGTCGATCTCGTCGTGAGCCTCATCGAGAAGCGACGGAGAGCGATTCGGAATAAAACGGCGCCGTCTTTCTCCTACCTCGACACGCTCTTCGATCTAAAAGTAGAAGGACGCGAAACGGCGCCGTCTAACGAAGAGATCGTGACTCTCTGCTCGGAGTTTCTCAACGGGGGCACGGACACGACGGGGACGGCGATCGAGTGGGGGATCGCGCAGCTGATCGCGAATCCCGAGATTCAATCTCGGCTCTACGATGAGATTAGATCGACGGCTGGAGATCGTTCGATCGAGGAGGGTGACGTGGATAAAATGGTCTTTTTGCAAGCGTTCGTTAAAGAGCTTCTCCGGAAACATCCTCCGACTTATTTCTCGCTGACGCACGCGGTCATGGAAACGACGTCGCTTGGCGGTTACGACGTTCCCGCGGGCGTTAACGTCGAGGTTTATATTCCCGGTATAAGCGAGGACCCGAGGATCTGGTCTAATCCGAAACAGTTTGATCCGGACCGGTTTATATCGGGTAAGGAGGATGCTGACATAACCGGGATTAGTGGAGTGAAGATGATTCCGTTTGGTGTTGGCCGTCGGATCTGTCCTGGGCTTGGAATGGCGACCGTACACGTGCACCTTATGCTTGCGAGGATGGTTCAAGAGTTTGAGTGGACCGCTTATCCTACCGGAAGCGAGATTGATTTCGCCGGTAAAACAGAGTTCACGGTGGTGATGAAGAATCCATTGAGAGCCAAGGTTAAACCAAGGGTTTAATTTTTTAAAATATCTATTTTCGCGTATTTTAATTTTATCTTTATATTATAAATTTTCTAATTATCCAATAATCATTTTGGTTACAAGAAGCTTCTGTTAAAAATATTTAAAAAACAAGCTTATGATCTACGAGATTGATTAATACTAGTTGATACTTGATAGTTAAACCCATTTACAATCATTTTAATTTTTTAATAATCTTATAAGCTTCCGTTAAATATATTTAACTAAGAAAACTTAAGGTAAGCATTGATTAATAATATTAGTTATATATCAAAAAACCTTCCAAAGGAAAAAATATTCTAAACCCATTTACAATCCCTAGCGTAGAGAAACTATATACACATAAGCAGAAGCTACAGAGACTATTATGCTTCAAAAAGAAGCAAGCCTTTTGATTCAATCCAAGGAAGCTTGTTTAATTTTCTGTCATTACCATATATTATAAGTTCAAGAAAAGGGATGTGGCCACCTCGCCACTTGAATCAGCTACTACTTTCACGGCTTGTGCAATCCTACGAGCCAGCATGGCTTTGTAAACAGCCAAATTTG
The DNA window shown above is from Brassica oleracea var. oleracea cultivar TO1000 chromosome C3, BOL, whole genome shotgun sequence and carries:
- the LOC106332027 gene encoding cytochrome P450 77A4; its protein translation is MSFFSFSLGLTLLAIIISGLVFTLARWNSKTKKRLNLPPGPPGWPVVGNLFQFARSGKQFFEYAEELKKTYGPIFTVRMGTRTMIILSDASLVHEALIQRGSLFATRPAENPTRTIFSCDKFTVNAAKYGPVWRSLRRNMVQNMLSSTRLKEFGSVRRSAMDKLIERIKSEGREHDGLIWVLRNARFAAFCILLEMCFGIAMDEESIEKMDEMMKTVLMTVDPRIDDYLPILAPFFSKERRRALEVRREQVDLVVSLIEKRRRAIRNKTAPSFSYLDTLFDLKVEGRETAPSNEEIVTLCSEFLNGGTDTTGTAIEWGIAQLIANPEIQSRLYDEIRSTAGDRSIEEGDVDKMVFLQAFVKELLRKHPPTYFSLTHAVMETTSLGGYDVPAGVNVEVYIPGISEDPRIWSNPKQFDPDRFISGKEDADITGISGVKMIPFGVGRRICPGLGMATVHVHLMLARMVQEFEWTAYPTGSEIDFAGKTEFTVVMKNPLRAKVKPRV